Part of the Serinus canaria isolate serCan28SL12 chromosome 1, serCan2020, whole genome shotgun sequence genome is shown below.
CAGCACAAATTATTGTATAACATATATCACCCCTGGAACCCCCTGCTCCCACATCAGGCACAGCCCTTGCTGGGAAGGAGCATCCTGAGCGGGGCCTGGCGGAtctgcctgctcctcaggctGTACACAGGGGGATGAGCATGGCGGAtctgcctgctcctcaggctGTACACCGGGGGGATGAGCATGGCGGAtctgcctgctcctcaggctGTACACCAGGGGGATGAGCATGGCGGAtctgcctgctcctcaggctGTACACCGGGGGATGAGCATGGCGGAtctgcctgctcctcaggctGTACACAGGGGGATGAGCATGGCGGAtctgcctgctcctcaggctGTACACAGGGGGATGAGCATGGCGGAtctgcctgctcctcaggctGTACACAGGGGGATGAGCATGGCGGAtctgcctgctcctcaggctGTACACAGGGGGATGAGCATGGCGGAtctgcctgctcctcaggctGTACACAGGGGGATGAGCATGGCAGATCCGCCTGCTCCTCAGGCTGTACACAGGGGGATGAGCATGGCGAGAtctgcctgctcctcaggctGTACACCGGGGGGATGAGCATGGCGGAtctgcctgctcctcaggctGTACACCGGGGGGATGAGCATGGCGGAtctgcctgctcctcaggctGTACACAGGGGGATGAGCATGGCGGATCTACCGGCTCCTCAGGCTGTACACCAGGGGGATTAGAATGGCGgatcctcctgctcctcaggctgtACACCGGGGGGATGAGCATGGCGGAtctgcctgctcctcaggctGTACACGGGGGGATGAGCATGGCGGAtctgcctgctcctcaggctGTACACCGGGGGGATGAGCATGGCGGAtctgcctgctcctcaggctGTACACCAGGGGGATGAGCATGGCGGGtctgcctgctcctcaggctGTACACCAGGGGGATGAGCATGGCggatctccctgctcctcaggctgTACACCAGGGGGATGAGCATGGCGGAtctgcctgctcctcaggctGTACACCAGGGGGATGAGCATGGCGGAtctgcctgctcctcaggctGTACACAGGGGGATGAGCATGGCGGGCAGGGTCAGGTACAGGTCGGCCAGCAGGACCCGCCTGCCCATGGACAGGGCGCTGGGGAAGCgctggcagcagagggacaCCATCCCGGGCACGCAGGACAGCAGCACCGCGCACAAGCGGCACCCACACGCGCTCAGGGCCTTCCTCAGGGATGCCTTTCCCAGGACAGCCCTCAGGACCATGCCGTAGGACGGTGACGAGGGCCGCGTCCGTCCCCCCCAGCAGGGAGGACCAGGCCACGCTGTAGAGGCCGCTGGTGGCGGGGCTGGCGCAGGCCAGGCTGGCACGGCCAGGGGCTCGCAGTAGGAGTGAGGCAGCCGGCGGGGGCcgcagcagggcagggacgTCAGCAGCCCCGTCTGGGGCACCACGCACAGGACAGCCCTCAGCGCGATTGCCAGGCCCGCCTGGCACGCGGCCCGGCCGCCCAGGAGCCGCCGGTACCTCAGGGGGTGGCGATGGCAACGTGGCGGTCGAGGGCCgtggccagcagcacccccgACTCCTCGGCGGTCCCGGAGTGCACCAGAAACACCTGCAGGAAGCAGGGCCCATGGcggcagagcccagccagagcagggcccaTGGcggcagagcccagccagagcagggcccaTGGcggcagagcccagccagagcaCACCCAGGAGCTCAGGCACCACGGCCGTCACCATGAGCACATCGGTGACTGCCAGCATGGCCAggaagctgtggctgggggCATGCAGGGCCCTGTCCCGCCTCAGCACCAGCAAAACCACCCCATTTCCTTCCACGGCAAGCACATAGGCCAGGCAGAAAAGGATGCCCAGGCAGGTGGAGAAAGCTTCCAGGCCAGGGACACCCACCAGCATGAAGGAGGAGGAGCTCCTGTTGAAGGAATCAGAAGCCATTCAGGAGAATCTTcatttgtgtttgaaaatatACACCAAACTTTGAGTCCCGAGGTACCAGGGGGATAAGGTGGGGACTCTGCATCAATGCAAGAGCCAGATCAGGAATCCAGATAATTATGATGATGTGTGAAACAGCATATCATCTGTTCTCCctggaaagggtgctcaggccttggcaggggctgcccagggagctctgcagtgcccatccctgcaggtgtcccctggaggtggcactgagtgctctgggctgggcacaaggtggccatggggctggcagggctgttccACCCCAGGGATCTGGGGATTCTGTGATCACCAGCTAGGGGGAATGggtcagaaatgcagaataaatgGGGGTTGTTGTGGCTAGAAAGTTCCTATGAGGGGAAGAAGTTCAGTGTTTCAGGTTGTGCCATCATGGATAACCAAGGGACTTTTAGTCTATTGCTTGTGAAGGGCTGATTCCTTTGTTGGTTGCTTGCCAGGGCTCAGTGACATCCTGAAATGAGCTGTAAGAGGAGAGAACAAGGACAGCAAGgtcagcctccagccctggcttcCCTCAGTGGGGCCAGCACAGGAAATTCTTCCAAATTTGTAGAGCAAAACAGTACTCTGGGACATTAAATGTGATCTTGAAGTTCccttttgctgctctgccttctgtCATCTGCCCATGACAGAATCCTgcaaaggcaggcaggcagaagaAAACACCAATTTCTGAGGGTTTATTCAGATGGGAGAAGTTTGAAGGTAACAGAAACTCCAGAGAACAGTTCTGGAGGGACAAGAGTCTGAGTGTGGTGGGCAGGATCTACACCTTTGTTCGTGCTGaaaatttttctgctgcttctccccagaAAGCAGCAAAGACCAGGCTGACACACCAGACCCTGCTGGCACACCAGATTCACCTGGAGAAATTGCCTGGAGGATCTTCCACCAGGAGcttgccagagcagagcaggctgtccCTGACAAGGCACAAACTCACAGGCTCTCAGCCCGAACTTGTGGGAGTTCTCTcacctcccatcccatcccatcccatcccatcccatcccatcccatcccatcccatcccatcccatcccatcccatcccatcccatcccatcccatcccatcccatcccatcccatcccatcccatcccatcccatcccatcccatcccatcccatcccatcccatcccatcccatcccatcccatcccatcccatcccatccctcccctccacaGCCTGGCAGTTACAAACTCAGGGTTGagcacatttattttccatcagGATAAGAACCtaaggagggagagggagaccCAGAGCACCTGGAGGACGAGCTCAGCAGGACTCTGCTCACCCACACACCTGTGCAGGTGGAAGCCACACCATGTCTTGGGCTGGGTGTCCCATCTGACCCCCACCCTGGGAAATGGGGCGTGCCTTTGCCCCTCTGCACGTGCTGCCCAGAGGATTTTTGGTGGGAGAGCCGGTGCTCCTGCACAGGGGCT
Proteins encoded:
- the LOC103824471 gene encoding LOW QUALITY PROTEIN: olfactory receptor 52I2-like (The sequence of the model RefSeq protein was modified relative to this genomic sequence to represent the inferred CDS: inserted 4 bases in 3 codons) codes for the protein MASDSFNRSSSSFMLVGVPGLEAFSTCLGILFCLAYVLAVEGNGVVLLVLRRDRALHAPSHSFLAMLAVTDVLMVTAVVPELLGVLWLGSAAMGHGPCFLQVFLVHSGTAEESGVLLATALDRHVAIXHPLRYRRLLGGRAACQAGLAIALRAVLCVVPQTGLLTSLPCCGPRRLPHSYCEPLAVXSLACASPATSGLYSVAWSSLLGGTDAALVTXSYGMVLRAVLGKASLRKALSACGCRLCAVLLSCVPGMVSLCCQRFPSALSMGRRVLLADLYLTLPAMLNPPVYSLRSRQIRQAPLRMLLPSKGCA